One Mycobacteroides salmoniphilum DNA segment encodes these proteins:
- a CDS encoding 3-deoxy-7-phosphoheptulonate synthase, protein MEITRMSASSLLLTTGRAVQQPVWENDVHLERVRAELSELPALVGADEIRTLRALLSTVARGRATIIQAGDCAEDPQESTNAHVARKVALLNVLAGTMRMKTHRPVLRVGRIGGQYAKPRSKPTEIIDGVELPSFRGHLVNGPQPHPVHRRANPDRMLAGYWAANRVMGHLGWRVPSSLSVIEPPVWTSHEALLLDYEEPQLRRDGENRMVLTSTHWPWIGDRTRHLDGPHVELFSRIANPVACKVGPSMTTEDLLALCDKLDPEHESGRLTLIARLGASAVRSKLPDLVAAVRESGHPVIWLCDPLHANTVSTDSGYKTRHVQTAIDEVRGFREVLDEAGVHSGGLHLEATPDDVVECVFDDSQNHEVGQRYSTLCDPRLNTAQATEVVSAW, encoded by the coding sequence ATGGAGATCACGAGAATGTCTGCGTCATCACTGCTGCTCACTACCGGTCGCGCCGTGCAACAACCGGTCTGGGAGAACGACGTGCACCTGGAGCGTGTGCGCGCCGAGCTCAGCGAGCTGCCCGCGCTGGTCGGGGCCGACGAGATCAGGACCCTGCGCGCGCTGCTGAGCACCGTCGCTCGGGGCCGGGCCACCATCATCCAGGCGGGCGATTGCGCGGAGGATCCACAGGAGTCGACCAATGCTCACGTGGCGCGCAAGGTGGCGCTGCTCAACGTGCTCGCCGGCACCATGCGGATGAAGACCCACCGGCCGGTACTGCGGGTCGGCCGCATCGGCGGGCAGTACGCCAAGCCGAGGTCCAAGCCCACCGAGATCATTGACGGTGTCGAACTGCCCTCTTTCCGTGGGCATCTTGTCAATGGCCCGCAGCCGCACCCGGTACATCGGCGTGCCAATCCGGATCGGATGCTGGCCGGATATTGGGCGGCGAACCGGGTGATGGGTCACCTGGGGTGGCGGGTGCCATCCTCGCTGTCGGTCATCGAGCCGCCGGTGTGGACATCTCATGAGGCGCTGCTGCTCGATTACGAGGAGCCGCAGCTGCGGCGCGACGGTGAGAACCGCATGGTGCTCACGTCCACGCACTGGCCCTGGATCGGCGACCGGACCCGGCATCTGGACGGCCCGCATGTTGAATTGTTCTCCCGTATTGCCAATCCGGTGGCATGCAAGGTGGGGCCGTCGATGACGACAGAGGACCTGCTCGCGCTGTGCGACAAGCTGGATCCGGAGCACGAGAGCGGACGGTTGACGCTGATCGCACGATTGGGCGCTTCGGCCGTGCGTTCCAAGCTGCCTGATTTGGTTGCGGCAGTGCGTGAATCAGGCCACCCCGTGATCTGGCTGTGCGACCCACTGCACGCCAATACCGTGTCCACCGACTCCGGTTACAAGACGAGGCACGTCCAGACGGCCATCGACGAGGTGCGCGGCTTCCGTGAGGTGCTCGATGAGGCGGGCGTGCACTCGGGCGGATTGCACCTGGAAGCGACTCCGGATGATGTGGTCGAGTGCGTTTTTGACGATTCGCAGAATCACGAAGTAGGTCAACGGTATTCGACACTGTGCGATCCGCGCCTCAACACCGCTCAGGCCACCGAAGTGGTGTCGGCATGGTAG
- a CDS encoding transposase translates to MTSATKAQAATELFDTRPRVSSVDAMASVASHVCPEVLRSLPRCDQRAKGEDYVTGLLKVRGRKSARNMAASMGQSMGREVSEQNLHHFVNSSTWDWWAVRRDLTAYLTSAYHAAAWVVTPMLIPKAGVHSVGVDRRYCPRAGRAVNGQLALSVWLAADGFAVPVSWRLHLSQPWLESATKKTKTSIPEDYPLESVSGCALSSFQEFLKVARPSKAPVIFDLLGASGADLTQLFGTLAHQVATTRVPSDLQLQVVDPAFAGYQGRVLPAAQIVQATKGSRRTEQYVYQGRRHLISIAKVQLADPSAVRSRTPLTLVGMTPLDHSRARTELWLTNDPEFSTSSQAHQVALADHVQQGYLHLANRMGMQDFAGRSFTGWHRHATLVSIAAAVGCLVSPGLASEQRTANFPQLDGELRVQEPLGILPPVTQ, encoded by the coding sequence ATGACATCTGCGACCAAGGCCCAGGCCGCGACCGAACTGTTCGATACGCGGCCCCGCGTCAGCTCGGTCGACGCCATGGCGTCCGTGGCCTCGCATGTATGCCCCGAAGTGCTGCGATCACTGCCGCGCTGCGATCAGCGCGCCAAGGGCGAGGACTACGTCACCGGCCTGCTGAAGGTGCGCGGACGTAAGTCGGCGCGGAACATGGCGGCCTCCATGGGCCAGTCCATGGGCAGAGAAGTGAGCGAGCAGAACCTGCATCACTTCGTGAACAGCTCCACCTGGGACTGGTGGGCGGTGCGCCGGGACCTGACCGCCTACCTCACCAGCGCGTACCACGCGGCCGCATGGGTGGTGACCCCGATGCTCATTCCCAAGGCGGGCGTGCACTCCGTGGGTGTGGACCGACGGTACTGCCCTCGCGCCGGGCGCGCGGTCAACGGCCAGCTCGCCCTCAGTGTGTGGCTTGCCGCCGACGGATTCGCGGTACCGGTGAGCTGGCGGTTGCATTTGTCGCAGCCCTGGCTGGAATCCGCGACCAAGAAGACCAAGACCTCGATCCCCGAGGACTACCCCCTGGAGTCGGTGAGCGGATGCGCGCTGTCGTCGTTCCAGGAATTCCTCAAGGTGGCCCGTCCCTCGAAAGCACCGGTGATCTTCGACCTGCTCGGTGCCAGCGGTGCGGACCTGACACAGCTCTTCGGAACGCTGGCCCATCAGGTGGCGACCACGCGCGTACCCAGCGACCTGCAGCTTCAAGTAGTCGACCCGGCCTTCGCCGGCTACCAGGGGCGCGTCCTGCCCGCCGCGCAGATCGTGCAGGCCACCAAGGGCTCGCGGCGCACCGAGCAGTACGTCTACCAGGGACGCCGACACCTGATCAGCATCGCCAAGGTTCAGCTGGCGGACCCCTCGGCGGTACGGTCACGGACACCGTTGACGCTCGTCGGCATGACGCCGTTGGACCATTCGCGCGCCCGCACCGAACTCTGGTTGACCAACGACCCCGAGTTCTCCACCTCGTCACAGGCACATCAGGTGGCGCTCGCCGATCACGTGCAACAGGGATACCTGCACCTGGCGAACCGCATGGGCATGCAGGACTTCGCGGGACGCTCGTTCACCGGATGGCATCGTCACGCCACGCTCGTGTCCATCGCCGCGGCGGTGGGGTGCCTGGTGTCACCCGGTCTGGCGAGTGAGCAGCGAACCGCGAACTTTCCACAACTTGATGGCGAGCTGCGTGTCCAGGAGCCGCTCGGCATCCTGCCACCCGTCACCCAGTAG
- a CDS encoding helix-turn-helix domain-containing protein, which translates to MARESSPPWSAADLHRARGYAERIYGLIEGQNQREARLSNLVGVAIELLGCRDIDEASTILVERARIMLDADFAFISVRDDSGPDVRHHVRYVDGSTTAINRGLYFPIGDDVGLVSQYRPGHGPVWTTDYPSDTRFSRASDGDAAMRSEGVHSLMVMPMEHEGQHFGNLYVGSRTVRSFTGAERSLFASLCSFAGIALARADEFSSNTAQIGELEQRLELRTRLLNAGAGPGGMDSFVLTAGEHLGVAMRVTGHDGDEIASYKWESDPEDFVTTALTVGDDYHGELSVASLNDDPVSVYPLKIQDLTTTAAVVMCGDNRMSLSVSQLRDDLLHDVLDYRQRDSRLVQTYARRLSLDLNQPHVVVILRPERGGLDRASLWSASFAARVRGLRTTQDEVVVLLVPGADPGRTAQAVWDETTTHLRMPVTVSAAGPSDRVESIEETYQDAMRCMDAMSALGALGTAAAANELGFLGVLLSRHQDVEGFVRSMVGPVIDYDEDRDTDLLQTLDVYFTVGASPTRAAKILHTHPNTVVRRLDRVNELLGDGWQDAERLLDTQLAIKLWKVRGSLLTRQTG; encoded by the coding sequence ATGGCCCGCGAGTCCTCGCCCCCGTGGAGCGCCGCGGATCTGCACCGCGCCCGCGGATACGCCGAACGCATATACGGCCTTATCGAAGGGCAGAACCAGCGGGAGGCCCGACTGTCCAATCTCGTGGGTGTGGCCATCGAGCTGCTTGGTTGCCGCGATATCGACGAGGCATCGACGATCTTGGTAGAACGTGCACGGATCATGCTCGACGCCGACTTCGCGTTCATTTCGGTACGCGATGACTCCGGACCCGATGTGCGGCACCACGTCCGTTATGTCGACGGGTCTACCACCGCGATCAACCGGGGTCTGTACTTCCCGATTGGCGACGACGTCGGATTGGTGAGTCAGTACCGCCCCGGCCACGGCCCGGTATGGACCACAGATTACCCGTCCGACACCAGGTTTAGCCGGGCCAGCGATGGCGACGCCGCGATGCGCTCCGAAGGTGTGCACAGTCTGATGGTCATGCCGATGGAACACGAGGGGCAGCACTTCGGCAACCTCTACGTCGGATCACGTACGGTGCGCAGCTTTACCGGTGCCGAGCGATCGCTCTTCGCCAGCCTCTGCTCATTCGCGGGTATCGCGTTGGCACGCGCCGACGAATTCTCCAGCAATACGGCACAAATCGGCGAACTAGAGCAACGCCTCGAGCTGCGGACCAGGCTTCTCAACGCCGGCGCGGGTCCCGGTGGCATGGATAGCTTTGTCCTCACGGCGGGGGAGCATCTCGGTGTCGCGATGCGGGTGACCGGGCACGACGGCGACGAGATCGCTTCGTATAAATGGGAATCCGATCCGGAAGACTTCGTGACAACCGCGCTCACGGTGGGTGATGACTACCACGGCGAGCTGTCCGTCGCGAGCCTGAATGACGACCCAGTCTCGGTGTACCCGTTGAAAATCCAGGATCTCACCACCACGGCCGCGGTGGTCATGTGCGGTGACAATCGAATGTCGTTGTCGGTTTCCCAGCTGCGTGACGACCTGCTCCACGACGTGCTGGATTACCGCCAGCGTGACAGTCGATTGGTTCAGACCTACGCCCGCCGTTTGTCTTTGGACCTCAATCAGCCCCATGTCGTGGTGATCCTCAGGCCCGAACGTGGCGGATTGGATCGCGCATCGCTGTGGTCTGCGTCGTTCGCCGCACGTGTGCGCGGGCTGCGGACCACCCAGGACGAGGTGGTGGTGTTGCTCGTTCCGGGAGCGGATCCGGGGCGGACCGCCCAGGCGGTATGGGACGAAACAACCACACACCTACGCATGCCGGTGACGGTGTCGGCCGCCGGACCGTCGGATCGTGTCGAGTCCATCGAAGAGACGTATCAGGACGCGATGCGCTGCATGGACGCGATGAGTGCGCTGGGTGCTCTCGGAACCGCCGCCGCCGCAAATGAACTGGGCTTTCTGGGAGTGCTGCTCTCGCGGCACCAGGACGTCGAGGGTTTCGTCAGGTCCATGGTCGGGCCCGTCATCGACTACGACGAAGACCGCGATACCGACCTGCTTCAGACGCTCGACGTCTACTTCACCGTTGGTGCCAGCCCCACGCGTGCCGCGAAGATCCTGCACACCCATCCCAACACGGTGGTGCGTCGCCTCGATCGGGTGAACGAACTACTGGGTGACGGGTGGCAGGATGCCGAGCGGCTCCTGGACACGCAGCTCGCCATCAAGTTGTGGAAAGTTCGCGGTTCGCTGCTCACTCGCCAGACCGGGTGA
- a CDS encoding SDR family NAD(P)-dependent oxidoreductase yields the protein MVAVVTGAGGGVGSRVVTTLARRDERVVAVDIDEVAIKQLVEYAADEGLDIIGQVLDITDDTAVAVGVADIESRIGPITSLVNGAGILRTGAAVEFSDADWAQTFDVNVRAPFVLSREVARHMIPRRAGSIVTIASNAALVARKGMTAYSASKAAANAFTKSLGLELAEHGIRCNVVAPGSTDTPMLRAMLGDSSDSGLVSGSLDDFKPGIPLGRVAQPQHIADAVAFLLSDQAAHITMHTLVVDGGATLGV from the coding sequence ATGGTAGCGGTGGTGACGGGCGCCGGCGGGGGAGTCGGCTCTCGAGTGGTGACGACGCTGGCTCGCCGAGACGAGCGGGTTGTCGCGGTGGATATCGACGAGGTCGCCATCAAGCAGCTCGTCGAGTATGCCGCCGATGAGGGGCTGGACATCATCGGGCAGGTGCTTGACATCACCGACGACACCGCCGTGGCGGTGGGGGTGGCGGACATTGAATCTCGGATAGGTCCGATCACCTCGTTGGTCAACGGTGCGGGAATACTGAGAACAGGTGCGGCGGTCGAGTTCTCCGACGCTGACTGGGCTCAGACCTTCGATGTCAACGTGCGCGCACCCTTTGTGCTGAGCCGGGAGGTGGCGCGGCACATGATCCCGCGCCGCGCGGGCTCCATCGTGACGATTGCCTCCAATGCCGCGTTGGTGGCCCGCAAGGGGATGACGGCGTACTCCGCATCCAAGGCAGCCGCCAATGCCTTCACCAAGAGTCTGGGGCTAGAGCTTGCCGAGCACGGAATCCGGTGCAATGTAGTCGCTCCCGGCTCCACGGACACCCCCATGCTGCGCGCCATGCTTGGCGATTCCTCCGACTCCGGACTGGTTTCCGGCAGTCTGGATGACTTCAAGCCAGGGATTCCCCTGGGGCGCGTCGCTCAACCACAACACATCGCCGACGCTGTGGCCTTCCTGCTTTCCGACCAAGCCGCCCACATCACCATGCACACGCTGGTGGTCGACGGCGGCGCGACGCTAGGGGTTTGA
- a CDS encoding isochorismatase family protein produces MTTVERGIPIIAEYDLPTVDLLPANTATWQIDPARAVLLIHDMQRYFLAPLPASLRADLVRNVAAIRDRSVAAGIPIAYTAQPGSMTQEQRGLLKDFWGPGMRVDEEHRQIVDPIAPDPGDWVFTKWRYSAFHRSALLERMHAAGRDQLIICGVYAHVGVLMTAVDAFTHDIETFLVADGIADFDDESHWMALEYAARRCAVLTVTDEVLT; encoded by the coding sequence ATGACCACCGTTGAACGCGGCATACCGATCATCGCCGAATATGACCTGCCGACTGTGGATTTGCTGCCCGCCAACACGGCGACATGGCAGATCGACCCGGCTCGCGCCGTGTTACTCATCCACGATATGCAGCGCTACTTCCTGGCCCCACTGCCTGCTTCGCTGCGTGCCGACCTGGTGAGAAACGTCGCGGCCATTCGTGACAGGTCTGTGGCAGCGGGCATCCCGATCGCCTATACCGCTCAGCCCGGAAGCATGACTCAGGAACAGCGCGGTTTGCTCAAGGACTTCTGGGGTCCGGGGATGCGCGTGGACGAGGAGCACCGCCAGATCGTCGATCCGATCGCGCCCGATCCCGGCGATTGGGTCTTTACCAAATGGCGGTACAGCGCCTTCCACCGTTCGGCGCTGCTGGAGCGGATGCACGCCGCAGGGCGAGACCAGTTGATTATCTGTGGGGTTTACGCGCATGTGGGGGTCCTGATGACCGCGGTGGACGCGTTCACTCACGATATCGAGACCTTCCTGGTTGCCGATGGGATCGCCGACTTCGATGACGAATCACACTGGATGGCATTGGAATACGCGGCACGACGGTGTGCTGTGCTGACCGTTACCGATGAGGTGCTGACATGA
- a CDS encoding FAD/NAD(P)-binding protein, protein MSDQQICIIGAGPRGLAVLERLCANERHAPSADRIVVHVVDPYSPGAGSVWRTNQSWHLLMNTVASQITVFTDDSVAIEGPIEPGPTLYEWAQSLALLGDPSRSGEKAIAEARTLRSNSYPTRALYGHYLSDSFARVVGWAPDHVTVLVHRSRAVALADTHGDIDGPQGVRLENGTRLHDLSAVILAVGHVPAGLRPGEARAASLARIHGLTYVTPSNPADIDLSAITPGEPVAVRGLGLNFFDYMALLTVGRGGKFEREHGTEEGRLVYRPSGQEPILYASSRRGIPYHARGENQKGSSGRYFPRLLTVERIASLRESLGGLLQFRRDLWPLIAREVECVYYEGHLTQRGAPVQEFAEQYLAADEGDLPAILSDHDLLEIAWEWDDLDRPWGDRAFSGPEDFTAWILEHLRADVVMAREGNVDGPVKAALDVLRDLRNEIRLAVDHGGLDGKSYRDELESWYTPLNAFLSIGPPAQRIEEIIALVEAGVMHLVGPQMQVRFDTHDPAVVIESPLVPGSAVRTRSLIEARLHEPDLRRSSDPLLIFLQETGQCRPYEIPTDDHKAYQTKGLAVTERPYRLIGADGRVHPRRFAYGVPTESVHWVTAAGIRPGVDSVTLGDADAIARAALASAPTPVADVGDHGVLV, encoded by the coding sequence ATGTCGGACCAACAGATTTGCATTATCGGTGCGGGACCTCGCGGTCTGGCAGTGTTGGAGCGCCTGTGCGCCAACGAGCGCCACGCACCCAGCGCGGACCGAATCGTCGTGCACGTTGTCGATCCGTACTCGCCGGGAGCCGGATCGGTCTGGCGCACCAATCAGTCCTGGCATCTGTTGATGAACACCGTGGCGTCGCAAATCACCGTGTTCACCGACGACAGTGTGGCTATCGAGGGGCCCATCGAGCCGGGGCCGACGCTCTACGAGTGGGCACAAAGCCTCGCGTTGCTCGGTGATCCATCACGTAGCGGCGAGAAGGCGATTGCCGAGGCGCGTACGCTGCGGTCCAACTCGTACCCGACGCGCGCCCTCTACGGGCACTACCTCAGCGACAGTTTCGCGCGGGTGGTCGGATGGGCGCCCGATCACGTCACGGTCCTCGTCCATCGCTCCCGCGCGGTGGCACTGGCGGACACTCATGGGGATATCGATGGCCCACAGGGGGTTCGGCTGGAGAACGGGACCAGGTTGCATGATTTGAGCGCCGTCATTCTCGCCGTCGGACATGTTCCCGCGGGCTTGCGTCCCGGCGAGGCGCGTGCCGCTTCCCTCGCCCGTATTCATGGACTGACCTACGTCACCCCGTCCAACCCGGCCGATATTGATTTGTCCGCCATCACACCCGGTGAACCTGTGGCTGTGCGGGGACTGGGGCTGAACTTCTTCGACTATATGGCTCTGCTGACGGTGGGCCGTGGTGGAAAGTTCGAGCGGGAGCACGGAACGGAAGAGGGGCGGTTGGTGTACCGCCCCTCGGGACAAGAGCCGATTCTGTACGCCAGCTCTCGGCGTGGCATCCCGTACCACGCACGCGGGGAGAACCAGAAGGGTTCCTCCGGCCGCTATTTCCCGCGTCTGCTCACCGTGGAACGGATCGCTTCGCTCCGCGAGAGCCTCGGCGGTCTCCTGCAGTTCCGCCGCGACCTCTGGCCGCTCATCGCGCGGGAGGTGGAATGCGTCTATTACGAAGGGCATTTGACCCAACGCGGAGCGCCGGTCCAAGAGTTCGCCGAGCAGTACCTCGCTGCGGACGAGGGTGACCTGCCGGCGATCTTGTCGGATCACGACCTACTTGAGATCGCCTGGGAATGGGATGATCTCGACCGTCCGTGGGGTGACCGTGCGTTCAGCGGCCCCGAGGATTTCACCGCATGGATCCTCGAACATCTGCGTGCCGACGTGGTGATGGCACGTGAGGGCAACGTCGACGGTCCGGTGAAGGCGGCGCTGGATGTGTTGCGAGACCTGCGCAATGAGATCCGGCTGGCGGTGGACCATGGCGGGCTGGACGGCAAGTCGTATCGCGACGAGTTGGAGAGCTGGTACACCCCGTTGAATGCCTTCCTGTCCATTGGCCCGCCGGCCCAGCGGATCGAGGAGATCATCGCCCTGGTAGAGGCCGGGGTCATGCATCTGGTGGGACCGCAGATGCAGGTGCGCTTCGATACGCATGACCCGGCCGTGGTCATCGAGTCGCCACTTGTGCCGGGGTCGGCTGTCAGGACTCGCAGCCTCATTGAGGCACGATTGCATGAACCAGATCTGCGCCGCAGCAGTGACCCCCTGCTGATCTTCTTGCAGGAGACCGGTCAATGCCGCCCGTACGAGATCCCCACGGATGATCACAAGGCCTACCAGACAAAAGGATTGGCGGTCACCGAGCGTCCGTACAGGTTGATCGGTGCCGACGGTCGGGTTCATCCGCGCCGGTTCGCCTACGGGGTGCCCACCGAGTCGGTGCACTGGGTTACCGCAGCGGGAATCAGGCCGGGAGTGGATTCGGTGACACTGGGCGATGCCGATGCGATCGCCCGCGCCGCGTTGGCCAGTGCACCCACCCCGGTTGCCGATGTGGGTGATCACGGAGTGTTGGTGTGA
- a CDS encoding carboxylesterase/lipase family protein has translation MITRRALLGTTFALAGAAALAGCGSQASAADPQVSVTGGAIRGGTAGKVHVFRGIPYAQPPTGENRFRSPRPPVPWRDTLDTTRFGSDFIQPAGGDPVRQEDALYANVWTPTVDGAAKLPVIVYIHGGGWSRGAGSLPVYDGAALAERAGAVVVNFNYRLGAFGFCGHPALEDPDTGLHTNWGLQDQIALLRWVSENATAFGGDPGNITLVGTSAGGASTWQLSLHPQTRPLLRRIISISQAHVWSPYLSLTPADATAVFDALAAAQGVSVKNLKDVPADRIRDWWVAQFAQPRSQRVVKSGRQYRGPVLDPVLLPAFDVNQPMPDIPTISIYTSTEGSFFTGPNAPDPQPQPTDAASLRAAFRDILEQGATPISDETVADAVAVYTDSAKQDGRPADPLSLWTELWGDALIRHDVLAFTRRATVERRAPLYLMEYAHSVQPPYFGVPHESTSPFLFGTFAHPSNVAKFGDGPKERETSAAFMDVVTEFAHGRAPASPRLPQWDPVGQDLRQLVLRDGAGTITTPAKTTQLGVLDAVQWGK, from the coding sequence GTGATTACCCGGCGGGCGTTGCTAGGAACGACATTTGCGTTGGCTGGCGCGGCGGCACTTGCCGGCTGCGGCTCGCAGGCCAGCGCGGCGGACCCGCAAGTCTCTGTGACCGGTGGCGCGATTCGTGGGGGAACTGCCGGCAAGGTGCACGTGTTCCGGGGCATTCCCTACGCGCAGCCGCCGACCGGGGAGAATCGATTCCGGTCCCCGCGCCCGCCGGTTCCGTGGCGAGATACCTTGGACACCACAAGATTCGGATCGGACTTCATTCAGCCGGCCGGTGGTGATCCGGTGCGTCAGGAAGACGCACTGTATGCCAACGTATGGACGCCCACGGTCGATGGGGCAGCGAAGCTGCCCGTGATCGTCTATATCCACGGCGGCGGCTGGTCTCGGGGAGCGGGCAGTCTTCCGGTCTACGACGGGGCGGCGCTCGCCGAGCGCGCCGGTGCTGTCGTCGTGAACTTCAATTACCGGCTGGGTGCCTTCGGCTTCTGCGGTCACCCCGCCCTCGAAGACCCCGATACCGGACTGCACACCAACTGGGGCCTCCAGGACCAAATTGCGCTGCTGCGCTGGGTTAGTGAGAACGCCACGGCGTTTGGTGGCGACCCGGGGAACATCACACTCGTCGGGACCTCGGCGGGCGGTGCCAGCACCTGGCAGTTGTCTCTACATCCACAGACGCGGCCGCTGCTGCGCCGAATCATCAGCATCAGTCAGGCACATGTGTGGAGTCCCTACTTGAGCTTGACGCCGGCCGACGCCACCGCGGTGTTCGATGCGCTGGCCGCGGCTCAGGGGGTATCGGTCAAGAACCTGAAAGACGTACCGGCGGACCGGATACGCGACTGGTGGGTCGCCCAGTTCGCCCAACCGAGGTCGCAGCGGGTGGTCAAGAGTGGCCGCCAGTATCGCGGACCCGTCCTCGATCCGGTGCTGCTCCCGGCCTTCGATGTCAATCAACCGATGCCGGACATCCCCACCATCTCCATCTACACCAGCACAGAGGGATCGTTCTTCACCGGCCCTAACGCGCCTGACCCGCAACCGCAGCCGACCGATGCCGCCTCACTGCGCGCCGCCTTCCGTGACATTCTCGAGCAGGGGGCGACGCCCATATCCGATGAGACTGTCGCCGATGCCGTTGCGGTGTACACGGATTCGGCGAAGCAGGATGGCAGGCCGGCGGATCCGCTCTCGCTGTGGACCGAACTGTGGGGAGACGCGCTGATCCGCCACGACGTCCTCGCCTTCACTCGTCGTGCGACGGTCGAGCGGCGTGCACCGCTGTACCTCATGGAGTACGCCCACTCGGTACAACCGCCGTACTTCGGTGTGCCCCACGAGTCGACATCACCGTTCCTCTTCGGTACTTTCGCGCACCCGTCCAATGTGGCCAAGTTCGGCGACGGGCCCAAGGAGCGTGAAACTTCCGCCGCCTTTATGGATGTGGTGACGGAGTTCGCGCACGGCCGTGCACCGGCCAGCCCGCGGCTTCCTCAATGGGATCCGGTTGGCCAGGACTTGCGGCAGCTTGTGCTGCGTGACGGCGCCGGAACCATCACCACTCCTGCCAAGACCACACAGCTGGGCGTTCTCGACGCAGTCCAGTGGGGCAAGTGA
- a CDS encoding lyase family protein, whose translation MSGFLETGLLSPVSAGTVAEGELTDAAWLQAMLDAEAALAAAQADIGVLPRGAADVIAKAVAGHDIDVRAVALSARETANPVVGLIKELTRVVAEIDPNATDYVHRGSTSQDILDTAAMMLAKRVLALIATDLGYVAEALAVLAVEHRDTVMAARTLAVQAVPTTFGLKASGWRELILEARARVLAVAGALPVSLGGAAGTLAGYLEYAGPHRADPGAFVETLNTAFARRTGLAASGLPWHALRAPIADIGSTTAFVTGALGKFAIDVLTLSRTEVAEVLEPAPPGRGVSSAMPHKRNPVLATMIRSAALQVPALSTILTNSLLSEDERSAGGWHAEWLALRECLRLTGGAAQTAVDLSRGLQVRAQRMSDNLGLLGGQPSAERLSAALSAQLGKGPARALVSAVVDEAVARGVSLREASLARPEIIAWLSEAEIDGLLDPVTYVGAAGQLAQAAATRQI comes from the coding sequence GTGAGCGGTTTCCTGGAGACCGGACTTCTCTCGCCGGTCAGTGCTGGCACCGTCGCCGAGGGTGAGTTGACCGATGCCGCGTGGTTGCAGGCGATGCTCGACGCGGAGGCCGCGCTGGCAGCCGCGCAGGCAGATATCGGAGTTCTGCCCAGGGGCGCGGCGGATGTCATCGCCAAGGCCGTGGCCGGACACGATATCGACGTCCGTGCGGTGGCATTGTCGGCGCGGGAGACCGCCAACCCCGTCGTCGGCCTGATCAAGGAACTGACCCGGGTGGTGGCGGAGATCGATCCGAATGCGACCGATTATGTGCACCGCGGGTCGACCAGCCAAGACATCCTTGATACGGCGGCGATGATGCTGGCCAAGCGGGTGCTGGCGCTCATCGCGACGGATCTGGGCTATGTGGCCGAGGCTCTTGCGGTCCTGGCCGTCGAACACAGGGACACGGTCATGGCCGCCCGTACCCTCGCGGTGCAGGCCGTTCCGACAACGTTCGGGCTCAAGGCATCCGGCTGGCGCGAGCTGATCCTGGAGGCGCGCGCACGCGTGCTCGCGGTCGCGGGTGCACTTCCGGTCTCGCTGGGTGGTGCCGCCGGCACCCTGGCCGGATACCTCGAATACGCGGGACCGCACCGCGCAGATCCCGGGGCATTCGTCGAGACACTGAACACGGCCTTCGCACGGAGGACGGGCCTGGCCGCCTCGGGATTGCCCTGGCACGCGTTACGTGCCCCGATCGCCGATATCGGCAGCACCACGGCCTTTGTGACGGGCGCTCTGGGCAAGTTCGCCATCGACGTGCTGACCTTGAGCCGCACCGAGGTCGCGGAGGTACTCGAACCGGCGCCACCGGGTCGCGGTGTCTCCTCGGCCATGCCGCATAAGCGAAACCCGGTGCTGGCCACGATGATCAGATCGGCGGCGCTGCAGGTTCCGGCACTCAGCACCATTCTGACGAACTCGTTACTCAGCGAGGACGAGCGGTCTGCCGGTGGCTGGCATGCGGAATGGTTGGCCCTGCGCGAATGTCTGCGCCTCACCGGCGGTGCGGCGCAGACGGCCGTCGATCTGAGCCGCGGCCTGCAGGTGCGTGCCCAACGCATGTCGGACAACCTCGGGTTGCTCGGCGGGCAGCCCTCCGCCGAGCGGCTGTCGGCGGCGCTGTCCGCACAGTTGGGCAAGGGGCCGGCGAGGGCCCTCGTCTCTGCGGTCGTCGACGAGGCAGTCGCACGCGGCGTGAGTTTGCGCGAAGCAAGTCTTGCCCGACCGGAGATCATCGCATGGTTGAGCGAGGCCGAGATCGATGGACTGTTGGACCCCGTAACATACGTCGGAGCGGCAGGTCAGCTGGCACAAGCAGCCGCCACGCGGCAGATCTGA